Sequence from the Maribellus comscasis genome:
AACAGCGTTGTTTAACATTAAATCCGAGTTTAAATACGGATGGTTACTCGCCTTGTATATTTTAATTGCCCTGATAATTGGAGAACTACTGGCATTAATTGGTGTAATGGGAATTGTAGCTGAATTACTGCAGGAAGGAATCCGAATTCTTACCGATGGAAAAACAGTAAATACGCTCTGGATTATATTGATAATAGTGCCTGTTTTGTATCTGCTTCTCTGGTTTGGCCGTTATAAACAGTTCGAAAAGGTACTTACAGTTTTTGTCATTTTAATGGGGGTGAGTTTTATCGTTGTATTTTTTATGCTAAAACCTGATTATTCGACCATTTTACAAGGAATGATTCCAAGTATTCCCGATAAACCCGGTGCGCTTGGATTGGTTGCTGCCATGGCCGGAACTACCTGTTCTGCTGCGGTTTTTATTGTTCGAAGTACCGTGGTGGCAGAAAAAGGCTGGACAATAAAAAATTTAAAAAATGAAAAAAAGGACGCTTTTGTATCTGCGGCAATGATGCTTTTTCTAAGCGGAATAATCATGGCCGTTTCAGCGGGAACACTACATGTAATGGGCTTAAAACTGGATAACACAGTGGATATGATTCATCTTTTTCAGCCACTTGGCGGGAAATGGGCTGCCCTGATTTTAATTTTTGGGATTACAGGGGCCGGATTATCAACTGTTTTTCCGATCGTGTTAATTGCCCCATGGCTGGTTTCCGATTATATGGGAAAACCACGTGATGTGCATTCTCCTTTGTTTCGCTGGTTGATGTTTCTGGGAATCATTTTTGCATTTGGCTCTGTGTTTCTTGAACACCGACCGCCGGCTTTAATGATTTTTTCGCAGGCTTTTCAAGCTTGTATTCTTCCCGCAGTTGCCATCCCTGTTTTTGTCTTAATGAACCGCAAAAAAATAATGAATACGTATATCGCAGGATGGAAAATGAATCTCGGGGTAATTGCCGTAATTTTGTTTTCATTTTTAACAACTTATTATGCTATTGTTGAACTTTTTTAAAACCACAAATAATGATTTCTAAAATTCAAAAAGATAAGCTTAATGTTCGCGTTTTTGAAACAGCAGATTTAATGGGAAAGGCCGCCGCAATTTCAGTAGCGGAAAAATTGGCCGAAGCAATAAAGGAAAAAGGTTTTGCGAATTTAATTCTCGCAACCGGGGCATCACAATTTTCGTTTTTGGAGCATCTTCAAAAAGAAGATATCGGGTGGAATAAAATTACGGTTTTTCACCTCGATGAATACAAGGGAATGTCGATCTCTCATCCGGCAAGTTTTCGAAAATATTTAAAAGAAAGGATCCTGGATAAGGTTCAACCCAAAGAGGTACATTATCTGGAGGGAGATGCAGATGATATTGACGCAGTACTTGCAAGTTATGAGGACTTGTTAAAAACGCATCCGGTTGATGTGGCTTGTATCGGGATCGGCGAAAACGGGCATATTGCATTTAACGATCCTCCGGTTGCCGATTTTAACGACCCGAAACTTGTAAAAGTGGTAGAATTGGATGAGGCTTGTCGTAAACAGCAATTAGGCGAGGGGTGGTTTCCGACTTTCGATGATGTGCCAACACACGCACTTTCATTGACCATTCCGGCAATTATGAACTGTAAACATATCAGTTGCGTAGTTCCCGACGAAAGAAAGGCCCAGGCAGTGTATGACACTTTAAATGCAGAGGTTTCTACAACTTGCCCGGCAACAATATTACGAACTCATCCGGGTACAACTCTTTTTCTTGATAAAAATTCTGCCTCAAAATTGTAGAATAGACCAACTAAAATAAAGCAAAGGAGTAATACGGGATTACACCCTCAGGGCAAGTCGTTAATTTATCCGTCGACTTTGAATTATAACAAAAAGCCGCACGGTGAATCATTGATTTGCCTTTTAACTTTACTTTAAATCCACCGGAGAAAAATTTCTTCAATAGGCAATCACCATAAAATGCATTATTTTTGAGTGAATTTTGAAACTGAATCAAAAATTATATCAAAATGAATATTAGCGCATTACAAAAGGAAAGGGCAAAATATCAGCCTAAACTTCCAAAATCTTTGGTTGGAGCGGTTAAACTTGTTGAAGGTGCAAAAACTCAATCCGTTGCTGACCAGAAAGATATCGAAAAATTATTTCCAAATACCTACGGGATGCCTCTAATCACTTTTGAAGAAGGTGAAGTAAAAAAAGACAGACCGGCAATAAATGTTGGTGTTATTCTTTCCGGCGGACAAGCTCCGGGCGGGCACAATGTAATTTCAGGTATTTTCGACGGAATAAAAAAAATAAATCAGGAAAGCCGTTTGTACGGATTTTTAGGTGGCCCAGGCGGATTGGTTGATCACAAATACGTTGAATTAACTGCTGAGATTATTGATGAATACCGTAATACCGGTGGTTTCGATATTATTGGTTCCGGCCGTACAAAACTGGAAGAAGAGTGGCAGTTTGACAAAGGTTTGGAAATTGCCAACGATTTAAATTTGAATGCACTGGTTATTATTGGTGGCGACGATTCAAATACAAATGCTTGTGTTTTGGCCGAATACTATGCAGCTAAAGATGCAGGTGTTCAGGTAATAGGTTGCCCCAAAACCATTGATGGCGACTTAAAAAATGAAATGATTGAAACTTCGTTTGGTTTTGACACAGCAACAAAGGTTTATTCCGAATTGATTGGAAATATTCAGCGCGATGCCAATTCTGCAAAAAAATACTGGCACTTTATTAAGTTAATGGGACGTTCTGCTTCTCATATTGGTTTGGAATGTGCGCTAAAAACACAGCCTAATATTACTTTAATTTCGGAAGAGGTTGCCGACAAAAAGCAGACGTTGGAAGAAATAGTAGAATACATGGCAGGCATTGTTGCAAAACGTGCCGAAAATGGTGATAACTTCGGAGTGGCTCTGATACCCGAAGGGTTGATTGAGTTTATTCCTGAAATGAAAGTTTTGATTTCGGAATTGAATGATATGCTTGCCGAAGGTTCAGAAACCGAAAAAGAATTTAAAATGCTGAAAAAAAGCCACAGAAATGAATGGGTGGCAGGTCATTTAACCGATGATTCAGCAAAAGTATTCAAATCGCTTCCTTCAGGCATTGCTACACAGTTGACCTTGGATCGTGATCCACACGGAAACGTACAGGTTTCATTGATCGAAACTGAAAAATTGCTGGGTGAAATGGTCAAAACCAAGTTGGAAAAAATGAAAAAAGCAGGTGAATACGTGGGTAAATTTGGAACTCAGTATCACTTTTTTGGCTATGAAGGTCGTTGTGCGGCTCCATCGAATTTTGATGCTGATTATTGTTATTCATTGGGCTACACTGCATCAGTTTTGATTTCTGACGGAAAAACCGGTTATATGTCATCTGTTCGTAATTTGACCTCTCCCGCGGAAGAATGGATTGCTGGTGGTGTTCCGGTAACCACAATGATGAATATGGAAAAACGTCACGGACATATGAAACCTGTAATTCAAAAAGCGTTGGTTGAACTGGAAGGCGCTCCATATAAATATTTTGTTTCCAAACGTGG
This genomic interval carries:
- a CDS encoding Nramp family divalent metal transporter; protein product: MSKNIFKKIIVGLAAVGPGLFLIGYNIGTGSVTTMAKSGAEYGMSLFWALVLSCVFTFILMVAYGKVTLVTGKTALFNIKSEFKYGWLLALYILIALIIGELLALIGVMGIVAELLQEGIRILTDGKTVNTLWIILIIVPVLYLLLWFGRYKQFEKVLTVFVILMGVSFIVVFFMLKPDYSTILQGMIPSIPDKPGALGLVAAMAGTTCSAAVFIVRSTVVAEKGWTIKNLKNEKKDAFVSAAMMLFLSGIIMAVSAGTLHVMGLKLDNTVDMIHLFQPLGGKWAALILIFGITGAGLSTVFPIVLIAPWLVSDYMGKPRDVHSPLFRWLMFLGIIFAFGSVFLEHRPPALMIFSQAFQACILPAVAIPVFVLMNRKKIMNTYIAGWKMNLGVIAVILFSFLTTYYAIVELF
- a CDS encoding glucosamine-6-phosphate deaminase, which produces MISKIQKDKLNVRVFETADLMGKAAAISVAEKLAEAIKEKGFANLILATGASQFSFLEHLQKEDIGWNKITVFHLDEYKGMSISHPASFRKYLKERILDKVQPKEVHYLEGDADDIDAVLASYEDLLKTHPVDVACIGIGENGHIAFNDPPVADFNDPKLVKVVELDEACRKQQLGEGWFPTFDDVPTHALSLTIPAIMNCKHISCVVPDERKAQAVYDTLNAEVSTTCPATILRTHPGTTLFLDKNSASKL
- a CDS encoding diphosphate--fructose-6-phosphate 1-phosphotransferase, which translates into the protein MNISALQKERAKYQPKLPKSLVGAVKLVEGAKTQSVADQKDIEKLFPNTYGMPLITFEEGEVKKDRPAINVGVILSGGQAPGGHNVISGIFDGIKKINQESRLYGFLGGPGGLVDHKYVELTAEIIDEYRNTGGFDIIGSGRTKLEEEWQFDKGLEIANDLNLNALVIIGGDDSNTNACVLAEYYAAKDAGVQVIGCPKTIDGDLKNEMIETSFGFDTATKVYSELIGNIQRDANSAKKYWHFIKLMGRSASHIGLECALKTQPNITLISEEVADKKQTLEEIVEYMAGIVAKRAENGDNFGVALIPEGLIEFIPEMKVLISELNDMLAEGSETEKEFKMLKKSHRNEWVAGHLTDDSAKVFKSLPSGIATQLTLDRDPHGNVQVSLIETEKLLGEMVKTKLEKMKKAGEYVGKFGTQYHFFGYEGRCAAPSNFDADYCYSLGYTASVLISDGKTGYMSSVRNLTSPAEEWIAGGVPVTTMMNMEKRHGHMKPVIQKALVELEGAPYKYFVSKRGEWAFTTQFVYPGPIQYFGPSEVCDLTTETLKFEKA